A window of Nocardiopsis sp. Huas11 genomic DNA:
GCACCACAAGGTCACCGGCATCGAGCGCCACGGCGGACGGGTCCGGGCCGTGGCCACCGAGCACGGCACCTTCGCGGCCGACATCGTCGTCTCCTGTGTCGGCATGTGGGGACCGCGGATCGGCCGCATGGTCGACCTCGACATCCCCCTGGTCCCGATGGCCCACCAGTACGCCAAGACCTCACCGCTGCCGGTCCTGCGGGGCGTCAACGACGAGCTGCGCGAGATGACCAAGCCGCTGCTGCGGCACCAGGAGGCCGGCCTCTACTTCCGCGAACACGTCGACCGCATCGGCATCGGCGCCTACGAGCACCGCCCGATGCCGATCTCCGCCGACGACATCCTCGACCCCGGTGTCGCCCCGACCATGCCGTCGGAGATGCCGTTCACCCCCGAGGACTTCGACCAGTCCTGGAAGGACTCCGTCGACCTGCTGCCGTGCCTGGCCGACGCCGAGGTCGAGGAGGGGATCAACGGGCTGTTCTCCTTCACCCCGGACGGCAACCCGCTGCTCGGCGAGCACCCCGACCTCAAGGGGTTCTGGGTCGCCGAGGCGGTGTGGATCACACACTCCGCGGGCGTGGCCAGGGCGATGGCCGAGTGGCTGGTCGACGGGCAGCCCGGCATCGACCTGCACACCTGTGACCTGAACCGGTTCGAGGAGGTCCAGCGGGGTCCGGAGTACGTCCACCTGCGGAGCTGCCAGGCATTCGACGAGGTCTACGACGTGCTGCACCCGCTGCAGCCCGCCGAGCACCCGCGTCCGCTGCGGACCAGCCCGTTCCACGAGCGGCAGGTCGAGCTCGGCGCGGTGTTCCTGGAGGCGTCCGGCTGGGAGCGGCCGCACTGGTACGAGGCCAACGCGGACTTGCCCGAGGTCGCGGAGATTCCCGGGCGCAATGCGTGGGCTTCGCGGTACTGGTCGCCGATCGCCGGCGCCGAGGCGCTGGTGGCGCGCAAGCGGGTGGCGATGTTCGACATGACGCCCCTGAAGCGCATCGAGGTCAGCGGACCCGAGGCGCTCACCTTCCTGCAGTCGATGACCTCCAACCGGCTCGACCGCAAGGTCGGCACGGTCGTCTACACGCTCATGCTCGACGAGGACGGCGGGATCCGCAGCGACCTCACCGTGGCGCGGCTCGCCGAGGACCGCTTCCAGGTCGGTGCCAACGGTCCGATCGACCTCGACTGGCTCACCCGGCACCTGCCCCGGAGCGGCACCGTCCAACTGCGCGACATCACCGCGGGCACCTGCTGTATCGGCCTGTGGGGCCCCCTCGCGCGGGACCTCCTGCAGCCGCTGACCCGTGCGGACTTCTCCCACGAGGCGCTGGGCTACTTCAAGGCCAAGCAGGCCTTCGTCGGCGACGTCCCGGTGACCGCCATGCGCCTGTCCTACGTCGGCGAACTGGGATGGGAGCTCTACACCACCGCCGATCTGGGACAACGCCTGTGGGACACCCTGTGGGAGGCCGGACGGGAACACGGGGTGATCGCCGCCGGGCGCAGCGCCTTCACCAGCATGCGGCTGGAGAAGGGCTACCGGGCCTGGGGTTCGGACATGACCACCGAACACGACCCGTACGAGGCCGGAGTCGGCTTCGCGGTGCGGATGAACAAGGGCTACTTCCACGGCAAGAACGCCCTGAAGGACCGCTCGGCGGACACCGTCACGCGCAGGCTCACGTGCCTGACCATCGACGACCCCTACCAGGTCGTCATGGGGGCCGAGCCGGTCTTCGCCGACGGCGTGCCGGTCGGCTACGTCACCAGCGCCGCGCGCGGCTACACCATCGGCAAGAACATCGCCTACGCGTGGCTGCCCGCGTCCGTCTCCCGGCCCGGCGCCCGGGTCGAGATCGAGTACTTCGGTGAGCGCGTCGCCGCGGTGGTGGCGGCCGAGCCGCTCTTCGACCCCGACATGAGCCGCATCCGCTCGTGACCGGGACGCTTCCGACGCCCACGGCCACCGGCCCCTGAAGCCCGCACAGCACGGATACGGAGAGACAGCATGACCGAGAACCTCGTGACCGCCCCGGCCGGCGGCGGTTCCGAACTCCCCGAGAGCCTGATCCCGACCCTGCCCGGCTACACCTACACCGACCCGCAGGTCTTCGCTCTGGAACAGGCGAGGATCTTCGAGCGGATGTGGTTCTGCGCGGTCCGCTCCGCCGACCTGGCCGAGCCCGGCGACTTCCGCACCGTCCAGGTCGGGCGCGAGAGCGTGATCGTCACCCGGTCCCGCGACGGCTCGCCGCGCGCCTTCCTGAACATCTGCCGACACCGGGGCGCCCGGCTCTGCACGGAGGAGTCGGGCTCCGTCAAGCGGAACTTCCAGTGCCCGTACCACGCCTGGACCTACGGGCTCGACGGCAAGCTGGTCGCCGCGCCCAACCTGACCTCGATGCCCGATATCGACCGCACCGAGTACGGCCTCAAGCCGGTGCACCTGCGGG
This region includes:
- a CDS encoding FAD-dependent oxidoreductase; protein product: MPSQPRVVLIGAGIVGCALADELTARGWTDVTVLEQGPLFATGGSSSHAPGLVYQTAGCKTMTEFAKYTVDKYTALTLDGQWCFQQLGGLEVATTPERWADLKRRHGWATSWGVESYLRDPGECAELHPLLDPDKLLGGFHIPSDGLAKPVRAGEAQARRAMDRGARFLAHHKVTGIERHGGRVRAVATEHGTFAADIVVSCVGMWGPRIGRMVDLDIPLVPMAHQYAKTSPLPVLRGVNDELREMTKPLLRHQEAGLYFREHVDRIGIGAYEHRPMPISADDILDPGVAPTMPSEMPFTPEDFDQSWKDSVDLLPCLADAEVEEGINGLFSFTPDGNPLLGEHPDLKGFWVAEAVWITHSAGVARAMAEWLVDGQPGIDLHTCDLNRFEEVQRGPEYVHLRSCQAFDEVYDVLHPLQPAEHPRPLRTSPFHERQVELGAVFLEASGWERPHWYEANADLPEVAEIPGRNAWASRYWSPIAGAEALVARKRVAMFDMTPLKRIEVSGPEALTFLQSMTSNRLDRKVGTVVYTLMLDEDGGIRSDLTVARLAEDRFQVGANGPIDLDWLTRHLPRSGTVQLRDITAGTCCIGLWGPLARDLLQPLTRADFSHEALGYFKAKQAFVGDVPVTAMRLSYVGELGWELYTTADLGQRLWDTLWEAGREHGVIAAGRSAFTSMRLEKGYRAWGSDMTTEHDPYEAGVGFAVRMNKGYFHGKNALKDRSADTVTRRLTCLTIDDPYQVVMGAEPVFADGVPVGYVTSAARGYTIGKNIAYAWLPASVSRPGARVEIEYFGERVAAVVAAEPLFDPDMSRIRS